From Oscillospiraceae bacterium CM, a single genomic window includes:
- a CDS encoding helix-turn-helix transcriptional regulator, which translates to MYERLDILLRSRGMTPYKLAKDVGMSQSSLSEWKRGNSIPKHEKLVKIARYFDVPVDWLTEEMPADVQVGEERLLERLTVLVKEKLAAPEWNDEQAKQNLELFNALSAEKKQEALRYLRYLTALQEAEKQ; encoded by the coding sequence ATGTACGAACGCTTGGATATATTGCTACGCAGCCGCGGCATGACGCCCTATAAGCTGGCAAAAGACGTTGGGATGTCACAGAGCTCACTGAGCGAGTGGAAGCGCGGCAACAGCATCCCGAAGCATGAAAAGCTTGTCAAAATTGCCCGCTATTTTGATGTTCCCGTCGACTGGCTGACAGAGGAAATGCCTGCGGATGTACAGGTGGGTGAGGAGAGGCTCTTAGAGCGCTTGACGGTGCTCGTCAAAGAAAAGCTCGCCGCTCCAGAGTGGAACGACGAGCAGGCAAAGCAGAATCTCGAGCTATTCAACGCCCTGTCGGCGGAGAAAAAGCAGGAGGCGCTCCGGTATCTTCGGTATCTGACAGCTCTGCAAGAAGCAGAGAAACAATAG